One genomic region from Gossypium hirsutum isolate 1008001.06 chromosome D13, Gossypium_hirsutum_v2.1, whole genome shotgun sequence encodes:
- the LOC107955354 gene encoding uncharacterized mitochondrial protein AtMg00810-like, which translates to MVFSRRRSSSNNLKAPRAWYDRVDAYLTKLGFVKSLSEPTLYVKRSEHETLLIVSLYVDDLLVTGSKIELIDEFKVQMQQVFEMTDLGIMTYFLGMEVHQSDRGIFISQHSFALKILDKFCMHNCKAVSTPVAQGEKLTSSGDQQRVDERHYRSLVGCLLYLTATRPDIMFSVSLLSRFMHCCNEAHLKAAKRVLRYIKGTASFGVMFESGNQLKLEGYSDSDWAGSLDDMKSTSGHFFTLGSGMFCWSSKKQQTVAQSTAEAKYIAAAGAVNQAIWLRKLLHDLNETQDESYKYRFETLFDACCCHCSNK; encoded by the exons ATGGTTTTCTCAAGGAGGAGATCTTCATCgaacaacctgaag gcaccaagggcctggtatgacagagTTGATGCTTACCTGACCAAACTTGGATTTGTAAAGAGCCTTAGTGAGCCTACTCTGTATGTTAAAAGGTCAGAACATGAAACCTTGCTAATTGTCTCCTTGTATGTGGATGATTTGCTTGTGACAGGGAGCAAAATTGAGCTCATTGATGAGTTCAAAGTCCAAATGCAGCAAGTGTTTGAAATGACAGACTTGGGgatcatgacttacttccttggcatggaagttcACCAGTCTGATCGAGGTATCTTCATCAGCCAACActcatttgctttgaagatcctaGACAAATTCTGCATGCATAATTGTAAAGCAGTCAGTACACCTGTGGCCCAAGGAGAAAAGCTGACTAGCAGTGGTGATCAGCAGAGGGTTGATGAGAGGCACTATCGAAgcctagttggttgtctgttgtATCTAACAGCAACCAGGCCAGACATCATGTTTAGTGTCAGTCTGTTATCGAGATTTATGCATTGTTGCAATGAGGCACATTTGAAGGCAGCAAAGAGGGTCCTTAGATACATCAAGGGCACTGCTAGTTTTGGTGTAATGTTTGAAAGTGGGAACCAACTGAAACTAGAAGGCTACTCTGATAGTGACTGGGCAGGATCCCtcgatgacatgaagagtacctcAGGACACTTCTTTACACTTGGATCGGGgatgttttgctggagttcaaaAAAACAGCAAACTGTTGCTCAGTCCACAGCTGAAGCAAAATACATTGCTGCAGCAGGAGCagttaatcaagccatttggctaaggaagcTGCTTCATGACCTTAATgaaactcaagatgaa TCTTACAAATACAGATTTGAAACTTTGTTTGAtgcttgttgctgccattgttCTAACAAATAG